In one Nitratidesulfovibrio vulgaris str. Hildenborough genomic region, the following are encoded:
- the sctD gene encoding type III secretion system inner membrane ring subunit SctD — MSSSGDIILRVFSGPHTGAEVVLPPGDHVIGTEDSCDIILSDGGLAPRHVSIGVTAGVPGAPSTVHITPLDGPVRYDDAEVPATGVTLAPATPCHIGETCLAWNTPGAPWETFDLTPRQSVTAADAAAGTSAMAGGDPAASTLSANAAASASPSGAAGDAPSGASQTPTLSATPANEVDDLVLGSPTRPHHEKRWRSALLAAAVMLLCTSTVVITLETRPPAPPERAAHLAAQLHAAGLTALRVEARPEGVVVSGLLDDEAQRIRLWDMARNLLYRVQLEVAVRSDVLHAVKAAFNSRGIYPEVTFMPAADTTPTTPPLSAQAMPKAVPGTPDAGTGLAQSPDTATTSMAGTGTAASGVAGTGGNGGNNSDGKSIGGMTAGTVPAGAATLASAPLATPQAKAGLRVAGYMRDGVVEAWAFDALREDVPQMPHVTRDLRYASQVAPVLDPLLADAGLKHVQTRYLSGVVQLSGDLDAAQREALDTVLAQTRTRLQVDIPFEVVQSAPAPDKKQQEAPAPVAGRGFTPARQEAAAPAQAEGPQGIDVRSVTLTPLRFVTTGDGQRIFEGGMLPGGYVVESISTTELHLRKDGRSTIYRLRGSHD; from the coding sequence ATGAGCAGTAGCGGCGACATCATCCTTCGCGTCTTCTCCGGCCCCCATACGGGGGCCGAGGTGGTGCTTCCGCCCGGCGACCATGTCATCGGCACCGAAGACTCGTGCGACATCATCCTCTCCGACGGCGGGCTTGCGCCACGCCACGTCTCCATCGGCGTCACCGCCGGAGTGCCCGGTGCGCCATCCACCGTCCACATCACCCCGCTTGACGGCCCGGTGCGCTACGACGATGCCGAGGTGCCCGCCACGGGCGTGACCCTCGCCCCGGCGACCCCCTGCCACATCGGGGAGACCTGCCTTGCATGGAACACCCCCGGCGCACCGTGGGAGACCTTCGACCTGACACCGCGCCAGTCCGTGACGGCTGCCGACGCGGCAGCGGGAACATCCGCCATGGCGGGTGGCGACCCTGCGGCGTCCACGCTTTCCGCCAATGCGGCCGCCAGTGCATCCCCATCGGGCGCGGCGGGCGATGCCCCCTCGGGCGCATCCCAGACGCCAACACTTTCGGCAACGCCTGCCAACGAAGTTGACGACCTCGTACTCGGCAGCCCCACCCGGCCCCACCACGAAAAACGCTGGCGGTCGGCCCTGCTGGCTGCCGCCGTCATGCTGCTGTGCACCAGCACGGTGGTCATCACCCTTGAGACACGCCCGCCCGCACCCCCTGAACGCGCGGCGCACCTTGCGGCGCAGCTTCATGCCGCGGGACTGACCGCCTTGCGCGTCGAGGCACGCCCCGAAGGGGTGGTCGTCTCCGGGCTGCTGGACGACGAGGCACAGCGCATCCGCCTGTGGGACATGGCACGGAACCTGCTGTACCGGGTACAGCTTGAGGTGGCTGTGCGCAGCGACGTGCTGCACGCCGTGAAAGCCGCCTTCAACAGCCGTGGCATCTACCCCGAGGTGACGTTCATGCCCGCCGCCGACACCACGCCCACCACACCGCCCCTGTCCGCGCAGGCCATGCCCAAGGCTGTGCCGGGTACGCCCGACGCCGGGACGGGTCTCGCGCAAAGCCCAGACACGGCGACCACCAGCATGGCGGGCACCGGCACGGCAGCGAGTGGCGTTGCGGGTACAGGCGGCAACGGCGGCAACAACAGCGACGGAAAGAGCATCGGCGGCATGACGGCAGGCACCGTGCCCGCCGGGGCTGCGACGCTGGCATCCGCCCCGCTTGCGACCCCGCAAGCCAAGGCGGGTCTGCGTGTCGCGGGCTACATGCGCGACGGCGTGGTGGAGGCATGGGCCTTCGACGCGCTGCGCGAAGACGTGCCGCAGATGCCGCACGTCACCCGCGACCTGCGCTATGCCAGTCAGGTGGCCCCCGTCCTCGACCCGCTGCTTGCCGACGCGGGGCTGAAGCATGTGCAGACGCGTTACCTTTCAGGCGTGGTGCAACTCTCCGGCGACCTCGACGCGGCACAGCGCGAGGCCCTCGACACCGTGCTGGCGCAGACGCGCACGCGGCTTCAGGTCGACATCCCCTTCGAGGTCGTCCAATCGGCCCCGGCACCCGACAAGAAACAGCAGGAGGCCCCCGCCCCGGTGGCGGGCCGCGGCTTCACCCCCGCACGGCAAGAGGCCGCAGCCCCGGCACAGGCCGAGGGGCCACAGGGCATCGACGTGCGCAGTGTCACTCTCACGCCGTTACGCTTCGTCACCACGGGCGACGGACAACGCATCTTCGAAGGCGGCATGCTGCCGGGCGGCTATGTCGTCGAATCCATAAGCACCACCGAACTCCATCTGCGCAAGGATGGACGTTCCACCATCTACCGACTGAGAGGTTCCCATGACTGA
- a CDS encoding EscF/YscF/HrpA family type III secretion system needle major subunit has translation MNVGNAPGLDLGKMFQTGVDSLGDKGKALQDKMGTLMQQEQVSPEQMLQLQFEMGQYNATLEALSSVTKSMTDMLKSLSQRTG, from the coding sequence ATGAACGTCGGTAACGCCCCCGGACTCGACCTTGGCAAGATGTTCCAGACAGGTGTCGACAGCCTCGGTGACAAGGGCAAGGCACTTCAGGACAAGATGGGCACGCTCATGCAGCAGGAACAGGTCAGCCCTGAGCAGATGCTGCAACTGCAATTCGAGATGGGCCAGTACAACGCCACACTCGAAGCGCTGTCGTCGGTCACCAAGAGCATGACGGACATGCTGAAGAGCCTTTCGCAGCGCACCGGCTAG
- a CDS encoding tetratricopeptide repeat protein: MFSDSDISLLLDVANAACHKGHVADARSIYEGVLAVRPGFAPARLGQALSHAVVNEFAEAERIINEEVLAEAPEDTDAKALLGLTYFLAGRDEEARDVLRPVAEGDTPAAYVARGLLEGIR; the protein is encoded by the coding sequence GTGTTTTCAGATTCCGACATATCGCTGTTGCTCGATGTGGCCAACGCCGCCTGCCATAAGGGCCATGTGGCCGACGCCCGCAGCATCTACGAAGGTGTGCTGGCCGTGCGCCCCGGCTTCGCCCCCGCACGTCTCGGGCAGGCCCTCAGCCACGCCGTGGTCAACGAATTCGCAGAGGCAGAACGCATCATCAACGAAGAGGTGCTGGCAGAAGCCCCCGAAGACACAGATGCCAAGGCCCTGCTGGGCCTGACCTACTTCCTCGCCGGACGCGACGAAGAGGCCCGGGACGTGCTGCGTCCCGTGGCAGAGGGCGACACCCCTGCCGCCTATGTCGCAAGGGGACTTCTGGAAGGCATCCGCTAG